Sequence from the Ostrea edulis chromosome 8, xbOstEdul1.1, whole genome shotgun sequence genome:
ctgaagtttcaacttccggttgtcaagtcatttgcatatgccatataaggtagtatttacatcaatggacaagtatggaggcgaaagctattttgtcggtattgaaaaggtttgaatttaatatcaagttaaaaaccgaactgcagagtgtaaattctctctgcaacaatatgattattttcctttctttgtcgaagtggctcgagtaactacattttcgcgctaattgtcaatgtttaggcttttaattcgatccacctacgagatctcgcgataacaagcatggcggagcagacgaagaattttgcatgctgtacattatatttaatgaaaaacacctttattagacatgcccgagcacaaagttggtactccttttggtgtaaacaacatttgggactaatacacagagtttattatcggttattcataaaattattttgcaccattacggggatcctatggaattgtagccctatcccgaaaacgtcagaataaaaaaaatggatagggctacattattgcagctagttgAAACcccaccatcaacttgtttgtctgttGATTTTCTAGATTGAAAAACgtactatacacagaacaagctcaaacgaaaattgattgattgtatatatttttaagtccctctcgagatatttcactcatatggagacgtcaccactgccggtgaaggctgcaaaatttagacctatgctcggcgctaatggccattgagcaggtagggatctttatcgtgccacacctactgtgacacggggcctctgtttttgcggtcttatccgaaggaccgcccaatttagtcgcctcttacgacaagcaaggggttactgaggacctattctaacccggatccccacgggacagcTTAAACgaagtattttgttttaaaatagtatTGGTGTATGTAAATCAGTAATTTCATGTGGATATTCTTTTCCTACGAGAGTTCTTACTTTTTTTCGTGGTGCTGGCGTTTTGAATGATACAGGCGTCTGCTCTCCAGTTCGACCGAAGTGTTGTCAGATCTGCCGATGGCTGAAAAGAAACATATTACTATTGATCAATGCTTTGTCATAAATAAGCAATTCCTATTTGATGCACGACAAACGAATTGACATTGGTTTCCCATCCTCAACTTATGAATGATTCATTTACTTGAATATGAGGGTTATATGTCCCGGCTCATTTGATACACGAGAGCATTTTCTGTgtataattaattttaaaaccATGGCATACTTCTAAAATATAATTTGGTGTTGCAATCtcaattaaagtcagcattttcaaaatttcgtggtcgttataatgatctaatttgcataAACAACCTGTTATTAGGTGAAATGATGTCTTACGTACTCCATATCTACTGTTAAGCTGTTTTGCCATAGTGATTTTGATTACacattactccgtttacctgatcaagatagtgGGCTAGCGGCGGATGTCACCGTGCagcaggggatgtttactcctcctgtGTAGCTAATCCCACCTCTTTTGTTATCTAGGGGTTTTTGAGTTTCACTCAACTTTGTTGTTAGAAGATCCATAAAACTTATCTTTATTCgttatgttcatttttttttaaatcatactaTGTATATTATTATTGTGTATTATGTTTATATGACAACTGTCGCATGCACGTGACTTGAAATTAAAATACACGTGTCTAtactaaaacaaagaacaagcGGCTCAACGATAAATAAGGAATGAATGTCCTATTTCTTTATATGATGGAAAATACAAAGAAGTGAAAGCATGGGAGTGCTTTATGCATCATCAAGGAACACACAAATCAGTCCATTGTTACATCGCTTAAAAATCCTCAAATTTCAGACAACTTAGACATTCcatgatgaaataaaacaatgttcACACCATCAAACACGCGCtatcaaattttacaaaactGCAAGGAGGCCAAACTACTGTACTTTTATACGTAGTACAAATCAGAATTGTGATAACGAATACGTTGTGCATGAAAGGCGAAtgtaacgaatagtgatcaatcgcataactccctcaaggaatacaaaataaagagttgggcaaaacaTGGACCcatggaaataccagaggtgggatcaggtgcctagcatGTAATATTCATTAGTGAGATACTAAACATTAGTACACTGTATCCGTGTTAACATAAACGGCCCTTGACTTGCTAAATCATTGTGGTTATGTTGTTCTGTAGGTCAATGCCATTTTATTCAACCTTAGCGACTATGCAATACTTCGATATTTCAGTGATCTTTCATCGCCTGACTCACTAAGTCGGTGTGACCATACTCAGCCATTGACAAATCGTGACTTACCAACTTAATTTTCATCTATGCAACCTTTATTCTAATATGAGATCCTAAGTGATACATGAGCCATTAGATCGTTTTGAACCTTTGCAATCTTTTGTTCTCTTAATATGTTAAGTACACGTCTCTATATGAGAGAGAAATACTCAAGacggacgttaaacaagatacaatcaatcagtatgTGAGTACCTAATCGACAGGTTTACTGTTTAAATATGTGTGTACTTGTTCTTTGAATCTCAGCAATATTCTGACCTTTGGATCTGTGCACACCTAAGTGACCTTTGGTGCTCTGAATATCTATGCATACCTGAGTGACTATTGGTGCTCTGAATCTCTGTGCATACCTGAGTGACCCTTGTTTCTCTGAATCTCTGTGCACCAGTGATCCTACTTACTTTGTTAAGGAAGTCTTGGTATGATATTTGTCTCTGCTCATAGGTCTCACTGATTGTGGAGTCCTCTTTCGCTACCGAAAAAAGGAAAACATATAAatggcgagatcaaaagatcgatgtctgATAAGAATCTACATTCAAATAGTCAGTGGGAGGGGGATAAAATCTTAAGTTCTGTCACCGTACATCGATTACAAAGTTAAAAGtggaaagaaaaaatgaagaGGAACTGTTAAAAAGCACATACACttcaatgaacatttaatagttttaatataCACTTTTTCATTTGTGGATGATTGAATtctattgtatccttgtctctgattggtcaaattccaattgaggaacgcaggttatttttgtataacctggtttggtatgggaaCTCACATCCTTGACAACCAGACGCCGGAactattttctctctctctaaatttacaccgcagcactgttttcagccttctatagaatagaaagtcaacgtgtacaatagatacttcggtttgacacgcatattgttttcttattgtcaatattagcatctacttgtacgcaaatcactgttgAAAAACACCTTTCTCTGTAtgatggtcgaataatagattaaaacaaagatattatattcgaattaatgattttaccaagtaagcattgtcctgttcattttgaaatacattttttttgtcACGGGCAAAGGTGGTGGGGTCGTTTCATTGCTTGATccgcctttcaacaaagcaaacaataaTTTATACgccacattttatcacatgaggtcagtcacattgacatgtggatcgcaaATTGTCACtctttatgcccccgagatcgaagatcggggggcctattgtttttatcctgtctgtcagaaactttaaccttgctaataacttttggaaagtaagtgatagagctttgatatttcacatgagtattccttgtgacaagacccttccgtgggtaccaacatttttgacgctgtgaccttaaccttggagtttgacctactttttgaaaactttaaccttgctaataacttttcaacagtgataaagctttgatatttcacatgagtattccttgttacatgacctttccgttggtacttaaaccttttgaccttgacatttgacctactttttattttacattggtcataacttctaaatggtaaatattagagctttcatattatacatgagcatttcttttgacaagatctttctactggtaccaaaatatttgttcttgtgaccttggccatcttcggaattggccattatcgggggcatttgtgtttcacaaacacatcttgtcttGTCTTGGAATGACTATTGGCGAAAACGTTGCATGCAAGGGTAAGTTTTGatgtagtagaagttttcacagagttaaaatCCGCACATTTTTGCATCTTCTGATAgttaaagatttattttgggtgggcataaacaattcaatttcccatattttctCAATTTGTCGGACGGAGATGAgagacttcaaagtcgatctctaaagGGCAGGGAAATACGCATcgcatgcatagtctacacaaTATTTTCTACCATGTCAAACTTCgatccaatattttgataaataggttaggctccgtagaactaagattaaagatgacGACCTTCACAGCTAAATGcttcgtcgttgttgctaagtgaatcattgcgcggctcagttgacttgtatttgtgtacattttgaaaacgaaggttagtatctttttctcttgcattaaattataaggaatgacttaattctggggcaaattATACGaatataacctggtttgggtcagtttacgcttttttataatccgcttcgcgAAAGCGtgaactgacccaaaccaggttatactagtgtaacttgccccagaattaaaatAATTCCTTAAATAAACAGTAGAAAGTATGTAcaaagtgttatttataattgtaTGTTTTAGTTGTTAATCGACTGgcttcaacattcatcatattacACTGCTTGAAAAACTGCCTTTACAAAGGGAGTAAAGATATTGTAAATACTTTATTTACAATAGCTTTAAGTGTATTTAATCACATTTACTTAAATAAGAAAAAGATGGTAAATATGGTCTTTAATTACCTTTACTGGGAAGTAAATTTTTGTAATGGCCCAATTTACAATACCTTTACGAAAAAATTAAAGACCATATTTGCTCAAGTAAATGCAACTTTACAAAAATTTAAAGGTCgtctttttcaatgaatttacaagaacttaaatataatatttacgagagtaaatttatgtttacaaaaagTAAAAGGTCGTATTTACCAATGACTTTAATTTAAGTAATTTTTAATAAAGAGcatatttaatcaaatttaaaggtGTGTAATTTTTACCATTAATATGGAAATCTGTATACTCCCCTTTTCAGATTTTATCAAATTGCAATAAATTTCTTTATACAAAAGTATATATTGTGAATGAGGAGTTCATATCTTAGTACAAGACATTTCTTGTAGAATCACGTTTGAAATGATCTGTTGAGATAACAAAAGCTGcatattcaaatatcaatagtcaatttattaatttctatttttcacAAATGTATGATTATATACCACAATAACGGTGGTTAATGTACATGgacatgtataacaatataaaacaaattgtacacaataaatcattgatatttcaaacatgCTGGGAtgcataacaaaatatttttgatatattttatgatagaATGCATTATCTTGAATTTTGTGTAAAGATATgcttaatttgaacaattcttattgtatcaatggtatcaaattttgttttaaaagaattgaactACAAAGGTCATTTTCTGAACCTAAAGATCATAATTGAAATTGTCTTCGAAAAATTTAACAGATTTGAATGACTGCTGCAGAGAACTTTCATCCGCAAATAATCTGTATATCTGCAATATcattaacacatatatatataaacaacaatgGTCCCAATACAGATCTTTGTGGCACTTCAGATTCAAAGACTAAATATGTGTACAAATGAAAAAGTGGTGTTACAAAAAAGAAATTGCATATGCATCAcatagtcaaaaaataaaaaaaatattacatgttaaGAACATATTTTAACATGCAATTCACATGTTTAAAGTCCATGCAtgaataatgttcaatttaGGTGGCTCTTCTTCTCTTAGAGACCCGCTACTTTTTTGGACAATAACCTCTTGCTACGTGGAGGACAtgtctctaaatattttttgtccAGACTTCCTGTAACTTTCTGTAATTCCTCACTCTCCCAGGAATATGGATGGGACACAAAGCCATCATCTCCCTCCTCATCACTGCTCATATATTTGTGAGCATATGGTAGCTGGAAAAATGTTCTAACTTTATTTTTCTTCTCCTCGGACCATCCCGTCTTCTCTACCGCAACAAGTCTCCTCTTCAATTTCTGTCCAAAAAGATATGTTTCAAattaaaggaaaaaaataattgcagTTACCTTCCATATTTACCCAAATCACTTCAATGAAAcatttgttttgaatatatttttaaatacatgggCACACAATCAAGTACTCATATAGACACCCTTTCATCAACTTCCTTTTCTTTCCTCAAGTGACCTAAACCATTTCGATAATCTTCATCCAGTGTcatcaaaatcaataatatTGTTCTAAGATGAGCTTTAAGTAAAACTGTATGATTACTGAGCTAAATTGAATTTCAAGTTTacctctttctttctttcatatGTTGCTTGCCTCTTTTTATTTAACTCTTCTTTATTCTTATTGTGCCTATTGTTAGCCTCCTTTTTGgatgtaaaatatcttttaatggCAGCTAGAAAATAAAAGATGCTGAATAAAAGATCTTGcacaaaataatgtaaatatgtttcaaaataactAATTATAGCCTTAGTTCAACCTACGATTTCTttgtaattatacccccccccgcaacaagttgcggggggtatactggaatcgggttttccgtctgtctgtccgtccgtctgtagacgcaatggtttcagggctctaaagcattatcctttccacctaccgtcaccatatcatatatatggactacccatgggatgaagatgttccctatcgattttggggtcaaaggtcaagcacactggacatcgaagtagcaatatggtttccgagctctaaagcattatcctttccacctacagtcaccatatcacacatatggactacccatgggatgaagatgttccctatcgattttggggtcaaaaggtcaaaggtcaagtgcactggacattgaagtagcaatatggtttgcgggctctaaagcgttatcctttccacctacagtcaccatatcaaccatatggactacccatgggatgaagatgttccctatcgattttggggtcaaaaggtcaaaggtcaagtgcactggacattgaagtagcaatatggtttccgggctctaaagcgttatcctttccacctacagtcaccatatcttatatatggactacccatgggatgaagatgttccctatcgattttggggtcaaaaggtcaaaggtcacgcgtactggacattgaagtagcaatatggtttccgggctctaaagcgttatcctttccacctacagtcaccatatcatacatatggactacccatgggatgaaaatgttccctatcgattttggggtcaaaaggtcaaaggtcatgcgcactggacatcgaagtagcaatatggttcggtttgtcatgccatttgttttttacactcagaaaagaggtagtttatacctattaccaacaccctttgggagattggggtaagcggggggtattcttagtgagcattgctcacagtacagtacccgcaacgttattcttgacatgataaacgatagaacacgatacacgcacgataggataggatacacgcacgatacgataggatacacgcacgatacgataggatacacgataaacctgataaacgcaaaacctgataaacgatcttcacgatagacctgataaacgcaaaacacgataaacgatcttcacgataaacggaaaacctgatagaaatgttgtaaatttagaaacggtttagacggaacgaaattttgatacctacaacataattacattatgtttacattatgttgataataatattgaaggatttcaatgttcattatatacctacattacggacaaaacggatttcttgtttcccgcgttctcgcgatgggaaaaaatctaacgcggtaatctataggtaactcaggaaaaccgcgttctcatcgcgggatgactatcagctacctgtccccgtcgcggtaacatttgtttaaaacattgatcggttttgtaccatataatttctttaatccacggtcgtacgttttttgtttttgttttttttttaatgccatcacagctaaaattaaaaaaaataaataataaaatatatacggcattgaattcattatttgatatctatatgaattttatcagccaatgattctaaaatttatattgtcacctaatgtttaatatatagattatacagggaattaactaaatgtaatataatgtagtgatatcatgcttcagtagctctcttatgctaatgtatattaccttgagtatgaaataaaaccaagtaatattgtgcgtgtagcgaggagggggttattttgcatcaagctctaagttcacggctcattcaacatctcaagttattttcataacgaccgctttaaaaaaaatcaaccgcactacacctgttagatatttttacactatgattgataattgatagtcataagtaattggaacatatttatttgaattgatattttgttaacaaaacataaatatactgtttaaaaaacataaacaaaacccggcttgtttaaattcgcaattttgaaacgcttagtgtgtaaaaaaaattcaaataatcatcaaaaccaacataaatttccagtatctacacgtacgagtattggtacatgtgtacatgtacaaggtatataaaaaacaaaacaacgatgacagcggaatcgtgcccagttgagcagaattttgggggatgcaacacccttgcacccttttaaaacttaatcttctaaatgtgtgaaatacaatgtccctgagaatgttagctgtcaaaacacgggtgatacacaaaatcagatataaggacgcgcacaagttcaacagttgctatataagtagcatacacgtggaaaaaaaatcggaagaaaaagaaccatgattaaaatatacatgtatgtgataaacaatgtaatttactgatttttcctttcaaatcggaactccctatttttctgttagtattaattacaaataactgtttctagacagacaaatgtttatgaacttcagaaggagctttcagatttactgtgctcggtttactgtcctactttccagactacttagaattaaattgtgataaattttcactctctccCTGGAgagacaaatagctcttcttctgccttaaaatcgacaactttatgttctccttcaaatataccgtctttcctcgattcctaaaaatagcttctttaacaaaacgaataaaggtttcggaaagtatcgtactttttcattagattttataaacgatcccgatagtttccgaagctacacgataaacgattttcacgataaacgaaaaacctgatacacgcaaaacacgatacacgatagacctgataaacgcaaaacacgatagaaaacggaaaacctgatacacgataggataggatacacgcacgatacgataggatacacgcacgatacgataggatacacgcacgatagagcacgataggaatgtcaagaataacgttgcgggtactgtacctCTTGTTAATTCTAAATTAGGACAAATAAATAAACTTATAATCAACGTTTGCTTTCTCATTGGTAATAACTGTTGAACCATAATGTAATGCTTTTCAgattaaatataaattgaaatctGTTAGATTTAGCAAAATTTATAACAGCATTTTCATTAGTACCATCTATGATGTCAATTCTTTCATCTGGCGCAATCCCTTGTACACTGTTCCTCATAAATACTGTCAGTGGTACATTTTCTTCATCCATGAATCTACAAAATAACAAGATTGTTACTTGGTTACAAATTACTTTAAAGTAGTTAATGTACTCCTGGGAGTTAAACTTTTACCCTAGAAATGAATTAGTgtataaaattcaaagtaattcAGCTgggttattttttaaatttaatattttgaaatagttttattAAATTTGCACAATTAACATTGgttcaatgatttatttatacatttatggACTGCAAATCTGGTTTATTGTTTGGAGAATGTTTTCAGGAACATccattatttcaaaacaaaacaaagatgtAAAGAGACCCACACGAATGTCCTAACCAATGCATTCATGTGCACAGTGTGTGATGGCCTTACAAGTAATTTCATTAATTCACAATAACAAAAAAACTGACAAAGCATTTATAAATTCAACATTTGCAAGAAATATTGTCtcattatatatgtatgcaaAAATACCTTTTGCTGTACCGTAGTTCCATTTCAAATCCGTCTGTTGACCATTTAAATAAGAGTCCTTCACTGCACTCTGAATGAAAGAGAAaacaataatgatatatatatatatgggaaacAGGGAGGCCATTTGAGTAATCTAATTCTGATGGGGAGAGATGCCTCATCCATGATGCACTCTTGTCCTTCAAATCTTTTCTTGGAGACCTTCGGACTGCTGTTGTACACTCAATACTTTTCTTTTTCTGGCAAAGAACCGAAAGAGTATTCTAAATTCATATTCCTCTGGAACTGGTTATGTGTATGTTTCGTGAGGTgattttacacattttcaacaatttcacaCATGGAAGGACAGACacaatattaaattatatagaCTATAGTCAAAAAGGCATAcaatttataatatttattaaagcatTGGAACTGCATTGAAAATTGACTCTTAACCTTTTGTGCTGGAGGATCATGTTGGGGTTCATCTTCATCTCCAGACTCACATCAAGAAAGCTGCAGAGTTTCATAGAGCCTGTCTTTGGCAGGTTTTCTAGGAGATTTCCTTAAACCTGTAGATTGCAATGATGTGGCTGTTCTTTTCTAAACGAGAAGAAAACAATAGTGTAAAACATAACCGATTCCTTACTCTGTACAAAAAGGAAATTACATGTGGAAATTAAacaaatgcagaaaaatagCCAAATTTCTGTCTAAAACTACTAAAAGTTAATGCCTATAATAAACTACTTAAAGATAATGTCTTAGTACAATAACCTACACAATTTTTATATGGATAATATATCAAACTTCATCAATACATGCACGTCCAATCAGTCAGTCATACACACTACTTGCaatatatatcaattacaatttcattgtttttgccTAATAtatctgatatcaaaaattgtattattgaatgccatttcctcatgaatatgTTGCAGTTGTACACAATGCACATatggatcttgataaatataatacatccattttaaaaaccaaatatctattt
This genomic interval carries:
- the LOC125661370 gene encoding uncharacterized protein LOC125661370 isoform X2 is translated as MELRYSKRFMDEENVPLTVFMRNSVQGIAPDERIDIIDAAIKRYFTSKKEANNRHNKNKEELNKKRQATYERKKEKLKRRLVAVEKTGWSEEKKNKVRTFFQLPYAHKYMSSDEEGDDGFVSHPYSWESEELQKVTGSLDKKYLETCPPRSKRLLSKKVAGL
- the LOC125661370 gene encoding uncharacterized protein LOC125661370 isoform X1, with protein sequence MECSEGLLFKWSTDGFEMELRYSKRFMDEENVPLTVFMRNSVQGIAPDERIDIIDAAIKRYFTSKKEANNRHNKNKEELNKKRQATYERKKEKLKRRLVAVEKTGWSEEKKNKVRTFFQLPYAHKYMSSDEEGDDGFVSHPYSWESEELQKVTGSLDKKYLETCPPRSKRLLSKKVAGL